In Chryseobacterium lactis, a single genomic region encodes these proteins:
- a CDS encoding AraC family transcriptional regulator, with protein sequence MNNNSKILLNTPELRNENQLLSLVENQTKFNLNNCEFSIYETHKAAYDVRLHFDNIAFTAMLRGKKHMKLDNKTNYFDYFPGESILVAPGETMVIDFPESDETPTQCISLSLNPDFIEDSLNYLNYHLPKVDEASEWNVQLDEYFLFNNKALASATNNIMRIAMDDNSQKDIMADFALKELLIRLMQTQARSMVEKNMVKNKSRIGFAVDYIKRNLHQKLSIDSIAKLAYVSKSNFFKMFRDELGTSPNDFILQERISKAKELLAGQNSIKETAYQTGFSDTNYFTRVFKQLEGITPKSYQNGMIVRE encoded by the coding sequence ATGAATAACAATAGTAAGATTTTATTAAATACTCCTGAATTACGCAATGAAAATCAGCTATTGAGCCTTGTTGAAAATCAAACAAAATTCAATCTGAACAATTGTGAATTCAGCATTTATGAAACGCATAAGGCCGCTTATGATGTAAGGCTTCATTTTGACAATATTGCATTTACAGCGATGTTGAGAGGTAAGAAACATATGAAGCTGGATAATAAAACCAATTATTTTGATTATTTCCCGGGAGAAAGTATTCTGGTTGCTCCTGGCGAAACGATGGTTATTGATTTTCCGGAATCTGATGAGACTCCTACTCAATGTATTTCTTTAAGTCTGAATCCGGATTTTATAGAGGATTCTCTTAATTATTTAAATTATCATCTTCCCAAAGTGGATGAAGCTTCGGAATGGAATGTTCAGCTGGATGAATATTTTCTTTTTAATAATAAAGCTCTGGCATCTGCTACCAATAATATTATGAGAATTGCAATGGATGATAATTCTCAAAAGGATATTATGGCTGATTTCGCTTTAAAAGAGCTCCTGATCAGATTGATGCAAACGCAGGCAAGAAGCATGGTAGAGAAAAATATGGTAAAAAATAAATCAAGGATAGGATTTGCCGTGGATTATATCAAGAGAAATCTGCATCAGAAATTATCTATTGACAGCATTGCCAAGCTGGCTTATGTAAGCAAATCAAACTTTTTTAAAATGTTCAGGGATGAGTTGGGAACTTCTCCCAATGATTTTATTTTGCAGGAAAGAATCAGTAAGGCGAAGGAATTATTAGCCGGGCAAAACAGCATTAAGGAAACAGCTTATCAGACAGGATTTTCGGATACTAATTATTTTACAAGGGTATTTAAGCAGCTGGAAGGAATCACGCCGAAGAGTTACCAGAACGGGATGATTGTACGGGAGTAA
- a CDS encoding RagB/SusD family nutrient uptake outer membrane protein — MKKNIIKISLVALTTFVSLTSCDRNLDQISSINEDQDQSMTRAESFRQALDGAYTAFKGSGYYNGDTGSQLIMGDLTTDNLVRTASGRNTNFAASNFEFSSDNSQTTGLYSAAYLAISRANFVLSYINNGVLSGTKKTNIEAEARGLRAIAHFDIVRAYSQIPTQSAGAKNAIGIYYSEKYSPLSNTASRNLTVDQVYDKIIADLLFAADNITQNDADKGRLSKSAIYGLLSRVNLYKGDFANTIKYGELALGLSPSITTIDNFTRIWKENEGLSRITDGVLFQLSNAPAESNNTVGAAYNQSVPSLRSEFVVDYDLYTAYTANDIRKSAYFTTGVYSKEKYNHVTKYAGNGGPSNVVPIKYLRSAEVLLNVAEAYYKTGNPAQALTLLDKLRKERYSSFTPGTEAGQAILDAILKERRLELAFENDRWYTLKRLNLSVQRSGKGDLFDGTGSPAVKQTLAAGSSKWQWPIPITAIQANPNIKQNDDY, encoded by the coding sequence ATGAAAAAGAACATAATAAAAATAAGTTTAGTTGCGTTAACGACATTTGTTTCGTTGACTTCTTGTGACAGAAATTTAGATCAAATCTCATCAATTAACGAGGATCAGGATCAGTCGATGACCAGAGCTGAATCATTCAGACAGGCTTTGGATGGTGCTTATACAGCATTTAAAGGAAGTGGATATTATAACGGAGATACAGGTAGCCAACTTATTATGGGAGATCTTACTACCGATAATTTAGTTCGTACAGCTTCAGGAAGAAATACCAATTTTGCAGCATCAAACTTCGAATTTTCTTCAGATAACTCACAAACAACAGGATTATACAGTGCTGCTTATTTAGCTATCAGTAGAGCAAACTTTGTATTGTCATATATCAATAACGGAGTGTTATCAGGTACAAAAAAAACAAATATAGAAGCTGAAGCAAGAGGGCTTAGGGCCATTGCTCATTTTGATATTGTAAGAGCTTATTCTCAAATCCCAACGCAATCTGCAGGAGCTAAAAATGCAATTGGAATTTATTATTCAGAAAAATATTCTCCTTTAAGTAATACAGCATCCAGAAACTTAACTGTTGATCAAGTGTATGATAAAATTATTGCAGATCTTTTATTTGCTGCAGATAATATTACACAAAATGATGCTGACAAAGGAAGATTGAGTAAAAGTGCTATCTATGGATTATTATCAAGAGTGAATCTTTACAAAGGAGACTTTGCTAATACCATCAAATATGGAGAATTGGCATTAGGATTATCACCTAGTATTACAACAATAGATAACTTTACCAGAATATGGAAGGAAAATGAAGGATTGTCCAGAATTACGGATGGTGTTTTATTCCAATTATCAAATGCTCCGGCTGAGTCTAACAATACTGTAGGAGCAGCGTACAACCAGTCTGTTCCTAGTCTAAGATCTGAATTTGTTGTAGATTATGATTTATATACAGCTTATACAGCAAATGATATCAGAAAATCAGCTTATTTTACTACTGGGGTATATAGTAAAGAAAAATATAATCACGTAACAAAATATGCTGGTAATGGTGGCCCTTCTAATGTTGTGCCTATTAAATATTTAAGATCAGCTGAGGTATTGTTAAACGTTGCTGAAGCATATTATAAAACGGGTAACCCTGCTCAGGCTCTTACTTTACTGGATAAATTAAGAAAAGAAAGATATTCTTCATTTACTCCTGGAACAGAAGCGGGTCAAGCTATTTTAGATGCGATCTTAAAAGAAAGAAGACTGGAACTTGCATTTGAAAATGACAGATGGTATACATTAAAAAGATTAAACCTTTCTGTTCAGAGATCAGGAAAAGGAGACCTTTTTGACGGTACAGGTTCACCGGCAGTTAAGCAAACTCTTGCTGCAGGAAGTTCTAAATGGCAATGGCCGATTCCTATCACGGCGATTCAGGCGAATCCAAACATTAAGCAAAACGACGATTATTAA
- a CDS encoding SusC/RagA family TonB-linked outer membrane protein, which yields MNVKLHVLSAGALFFLGQAAFAQKTKNDSILKENKIEEVIVTGYQKKKADEITQAQAVVGGDEIRRNSPTTSIGNSLQGRASGVFVQSTTGQPGAAATIQVRGVAGVGGSSEPTYVVNGMYMTARQFSAINPADVESISILKDAAATAQYGARGANGVVVVTTKAGKAGKTHYSFETKFGFSERLKDNNYTMMNSRELMGFQNQLGYLGFKPRTQQEMDRLAAFDHNWQKDLLKPSSIQSYLFSAQGGSKESTFYYSLGYDSDNGIIRDIDGLKRYTGNFGFTNRLSEKLNVGINLGVQYQVTQNFRDRNNTQNPFGAMYKYAPYEPIYNPDGSYNQTMRAGSNVVEQISTYRLDDQRLRIPVTLFAEYKIIDGLKFKTNFNGLYDWFMGTQWLKKGSNLDLTVNTIPTGSLNKNSFYGFNYTWNNSINYKKSFGSHNFDFLGFIEYNDNFNETMNGGAYGLKSPVISVPSITTPSDRNTFTGIKTRNTLFSLAGLLNYDYAGKYLVTGSLRRDASSRFGMNNQSGVFWSASAAWNIAKEDFMKGGFINDLKLRGSYGTTGNDGTLPDYYNVSNVSYGLYGSNGTLYPGTYAQSSYIIGNTNLKWESNAITNVGVDFTMWNRRVRGSVEVYKNKRKDFVQLVPLDKQEGGYYQYINAGDMSQKGLEVELSVDVIKKRDFNWNLHANISFQKSILDKLADGQTERNLGDTYLKVGESPYSFYNVRFAGVDPNNGDALYYDKAGNITNVYSASNAVPLTDKSPFPKSFGGFGTTVQYKGLDFSADFAFKMGSYTYNNMYYAAVNPTLAVAGRNMAQQAANVWQKPGDTNVFQKVDSNGMRDSDQWIEKSDYLRLRSLTLGYSFDKAFLGEDSPINKLRVYVQGQNLFTVTKFHGEPEVSVGSADSTALFVPGSYNLYTYPAVRTILMGLQLEF from the coding sequence ATGAATGTGAAGTTGCATGTATTAAGTGCTGGAGCTTTGTTCTTTTTAGGACAAGCTGCCTTTGCGCAAAAAACTAAGAATGATTCTATTCTGAAGGAAAACAAAATCGAAGAGGTTATTGTTACCGGATATCAGAAGAAGAAAGCAGATGAAATCACCCAGGCTCAGGCCGTTGTTGGAGGAGACGAAATCAGAAGAAACTCTCCTACAACCTCTATCGGAAACTCTTTACAGGGTAGAGCTTCCGGAGTATTTGTACAAAGTACTACCGGACAGCCAGGTGCTGCTGCTACCATTCAGGTGAGAGGGGTTGCTGGTGTTGGTGGTTCTTCAGAGCCTACTTATGTGGTAAACGGGATGTACATGACTGCAAGACAGTTTAGTGCGATTAACCCTGCAGACGTAGAATCCATTTCAATCCTTAAAGATGCTGCGGCTACGGCGCAGTATGGTGCTAGAGGTGCAAATGGGGTAGTGGTAGTTACTACCAAAGCCGGGAAAGCCGGGAAAACTCACTATTCATTTGAAACTAAATTTGGTTTCAGTGAAAGGTTGAAAGACAATAACTACACCATGATGAACTCAAGAGAGTTAATGGGCTTCCAGAACCAATTGGGATATCTTGGGTTTAAGCCAAGAACTCAACAGGAAATGGATAGATTAGCTGCTTTTGATCACAATTGGCAAAAAGACCTGCTAAAACCTTCAAGCATCCAGTCTTATTTGTTTAGTGCACAAGGAGGTTCCAAAGAAAGTACTTTTTATTACTCATTAGGATATGATTCTGATAACGGTATTATCAGAGACATTGATGGTTTGAAAAGATATACAGGTAACTTCGGATTTACAAACAGATTAAGTGAAAAACTTAATGTAGGAATCAACCTTGGAGTTCAGTACCAGGTTACACAAAATTTCAGAGACAGAAACAATACTCAGAACCCGTTCGGTGCCATGTACAAATATGCGCCATATGAGCCGATCTATAACCCGGATGGAAGTTATAATCAGACTATGAGAGCAGGTTCTAACGTAGTAGAGCAGATTAGTACTTATAGATTGGATGATCAGAGATTGAGAATTCCTGTAACTTTATTTGCTGAATATAAAATCATTGATGGTCTGAAGTTTAAAACCAATTTCAATGGTCTTTACGACTGGTTCATGGGAACTCAATGGTTGAAGAAAGGTTCAAACTTGGACTTAACAGTTAATACCATTCCTACAGGTTCATTAAACAAAAATTCGTTCTATGGATTTAACTATACCTGGAATAACTCTATCAACTATAAAAAGTCATTCGGAAGCCACAACTTTGATTTCTTAGGATTTATCGAATATAACGATAATTTCAATGAAACAATGAATGGAGGAGCTTATGGGTTGAAATCTCCTGTAATCAGTGTTCCTTCAATTACTACGCCTTCAGACAGAAATACATTTACCGGAATTAAGACCAGAAATACTTTATTCAGTTTAGCAGGTTTATTAAACTATGACTATGCAGGTAAATATTTAGTAACAGGATCTTTAAGAAGAGATGCTTCATCAAGATTTGGGATGAATAACCAAAGTGGGGTATTCTGGTCCGCAAGTGCTGCATGGAATATTGCTAAGGAAGACTTCATGAAAGGAGGATTTATTAATGATTTAAAGCTTAGAGGGTCATATGGTACAACAGGTAACGATGGAACATTACCTGATTATTACAACGTAAGTAATGTAAGCTATGGTCTATATGGTTCTAACGGAACTTTATATCCTGGAACATACGCTCAAAGCAGTTATATTATAGGTAACACAAATCTTAAATGGGAGTCGAATGCGATTACCAACGTAGGAGTTGATTTCACAATGTGGAACAGAAGAGTTCGTGGATCTGTTGAGGTATACAAGAATAAGAGAAAAGATTTCGTGCAACTTGTTCCTCTAGATAAACAAGAAGGTGGATATTATCAATATATCAATGCTGGAGATATGTCTCAGAAAGGTCTAGAGGTAGAACTTAGCGTTGATGTTATCAAGAAAAGAGACTTCAATTGGAATTTACATGCAAACATCTCTTTCCAAAAGTCAATTCTTGATAAGCTTGCAGATGGACAAACGGAAAGAAACTTAGGAGATACTTATCTTAAAGTAGGTGAATCTCCATATTCATTCTACAATGTGAGATTTGCAGGAGTAGATCCGAATAACGGTGATGCTTTATATTATGATAAAGCTGGAAATATTACTAATGTTTACAGCGCATCCAATGCAGTTCCTCTTACTGACAAATCACCTTTCCCAAAAAGCTTCGGTGGATTCGGAACGACAGTTCAGTATAAAGGACTTGATTTTAGTGCAGATTTTGCATTTAAGATGGGTAGTTATACCTATAACAATATGTACTACGCTGCTGTTAATCCAACTTTGGCTGTTGCGGGTAGAAATATGGCGCAGCAGGCAGCTAATGTTTGGCAAAAACCTGGTGATACTAACGTATTCCAGAAAGTAGATAGTAATGGTATGCGTGATTCCGATCAATGGATTGAAAAATCAGATTATTTAAGATTGAGATCACTTACACTAGGATACTCTTTTGATAAAGCATTTCTTGGAGAAGATTCACCTATCAACAAACTTAGAGTATATGTACAAGGACAGAATTTATTCACGGTAACTAAATTCCACGGAGAACCTGAGGTTTCAGTAGGATCTGCTGACTCTACAGCATTATTCGTTCCGGGATCATACAATCTTTATACTTACCCTGCTGTAAGAACAATCCTGATGGGATTACAATTAGAATTTTAA
- a CDS encoding RagB/SusD family nutrient uptake outer membrane protein yields the protein MKKILTYITLVSGLLFTSCSSDLLTPFTPGSLTEENAITTSSDLQKLMNSTYNIFSDRSEVVFSSVFTDEVGIGYANGGQGLSTEYIFLLIPSSPGPANIWVGTYSALARANRVIQNADKIVPANAADAALISRLRAEALTMRAYGHLRILAYYSPSLKDENALAGILANKVFTSEEKVNSRTTNGVFYMQIHKDLDDALAIYNGLSGYTADNKIANRNFAKGLKARAYAYKGDYINAEKWADEVINTSQVTLANQADYRKVFFTDDESSNKEVIFRLKRTPQQNTQATNLHNGWCSVAPNLDGSPFYEVSRSLFNILDQRPTDVRRNVIVAPSSIIDPNYTTSADYLNTDKLIIQKYGGTETGKTTAAVTATNGFNNDYKIMRISEMYLIKAEARANAGDLAGVGLVLKSILDARLGTVQTAPLYTNIQAAWAGILKERRLELAYEGHRYIDIKRLGTLANVTIDRDPADYSSSSSNFPAANPVNLPNSSYKFALPIPQDELNANPGIVQNVGY from the coding sequence ATGAAAAAAATATTAACATATATAACATTAGTTTCCGGATTATTATTTACTTCTTGTAGTAGTGATCTGTTGACTCCTTTTACTCCAGGCTCACTAACTGAAGAAAACGCAATTACTACATCTTCAGATTTACAAAAATTAATGAATTCAACTTATAATATTTTTTCGGATAGATCAGAAGTTGTATTTTCTTCTGTTTTTACAGATGAGGTTGGAATTGGATATGCAAATGGTGGGCAAGGGCTTTCAACAGAATATATTTTCTTATTGATTCCCTCTTCTCCAGGACCTGCTAATATTTGGGTAGGAACTTATTCTGCCTTAGCAAGAGCTAATAGAGTGATTCAGAATGCAGATAAAATAGTTCCCGCAAATGCTGCTGATGCAGCATTAATTTCTAGATTAAGAGCTGAAGCCTTGACAATGAGAGCTTACGGACATTTGAGAATATTAGCTTATTATTCACCTAGTCTTAAAGATGAAAATGCTCTGGCCGGGATACTAGCCAACAAAGTATTTACTTCTGAAGAAAAAGTAAATTCAAGAACAACAAATGGGGTCTTCTACATGCAGATTCATAAAGATTTAGATGATGCTTTAGCAATTTATAATGGACTTAGTGGATATACGGCTGATAATAAGATTGCTAATAGAAATTTTGCAAAAGGACTCAAAGCGAGAGCTTATGCTTATAAGGGAGATTATATAAATGCAGAGAAATGGGCAGATGAAGTTATAAATACTTCTCAAGTAACATTGGCTAATCAGGCTGATTACCGTAAAGTGTTTTTTACAGATGATGAATCTTCTAATAAAGAAGTAATTTTTAGACTAAAAAGAACACCTCAACAAAATACTCAAGCAACTAATTTGCATAATGGTTGGTGTTCTGTAGCACCAAATTTAGATGGATCCCCTTTCTACGAAGTGAGCAGATCTTTATTCAATATACTGGATCAAAGGCCAACAGATGTTAGAAGAAATGTAATTGTGGCTCCTTCATCCATTATTGATCCTAATTATACAACTTCAGCTGATTATTTAAATACTGATAAATTAATTATTCAAAAATATGGAGGAACAGAGACTGGGAAAACAACAGCGGCAGTAACAGCTACTAATGGCTTTAATAATGATTATAAAATAATGAGGATATCTGAAATGTATCTTATTAAAGCTGAAGCAAGAGCTAATGCCGGAGATTTAGCAGGAGTAGGATTGGTATTAAAATCTATATTAGATGCAAGACTTGGCACTGTACAAACTGCTCCTTTATACACAAATATACAAGCAGCCTGGGCGGGTATTTTAAAAGAACGAAGATTGGAATTGGCTTATGAAGGGCATCGTTATATAGATATTAAAAGATTGGGTACATTGGCTAATGTTACGATTGATAGGGATCCTGCTGATTATTCATCTAGTTCTTCAAATTTTCCAGCTGCAAATCCTGTAAATCTACCAAATAGTAGTTATAAATTTGCTTTACCAATTCCTCAGGATGAATTGAATGCAAATCCGGGTATTGTTCAGAATGTTGGGTATTAA
- a CDS encoding SusC/RagA family TonB-linked outer membrane protein gives MNVKLSVLSAAVLFFMGHGVVAQKVKKDTTSSKLIDEVVVVGYRSTTKKTAVTSIATVDNKTIENRPNSNVLNIIQGQLAGVNVTASTGQPGAKPTVIIRGVGTYNGNTDPLYVIDGFPSNSDNFRSINPNDIETFSVLKDASAIAEYGSRGANGVIMITTKRGNYSEKTSVRYSTQFGVSMLQDPKYNYVNSRELLTMQKRFGAGWGAKMTDEEIANYNINTNWRKVFFRPAVTQSHDFSIESGGKNINSYTSVGYLNQDGILKTTGLKRFTVRNNINGKSSNNRLKYSLVTGVGFSKNNEAILTAGAINRNYILGAYQSAPYVSPDLYQNGKQLFDLYQKDGTLLYTPLMLMDKLVNYNNSTEEIRLDIASNLSYKITNDLTARVRTSGQYLDTKFTQAEYPLSFNAFLFKGAQEFSGLEDVNKRREFLFNNLWQLEYSKTLDKHTFSFTGNLEYNYSQVDVSNMRQRGLDPKTFVPGTGSGYISDTPDNDYYVPQISVSKLKLNMISYFGLFSYDFDKKYGIEGVIRRDGTSRFANGRQWGNFWSVGGRWNIDQEAFMDNVKFVDTFKLRASYGTQGNQRIVDGTIYDGLNPPGFTNIYSVTNNSYNANQGYAINFGDGKLRWETTKQYNIGADFEFFKRRLRGSFDYYNKKTVDLYMPDPTAPVLGTLSIVRNTDASIVNKGIELSLAYDILKNKEKDISLTFRVNGSINTQKVDGIKSGNGRIPESSDPQYVTANGGLLREPFVYKYLGVNPNNGNLLFEDINGNPTENPTAADRRLYGKNNLPKYQGGFGMDFNYKNFFASTTFTFVARVVRYDYDMSSLYNPNNLRNFTVDKAMLNAWTPTNTNTDIPSLKAANLGLQSNSDRFIKDASYLRLRNVQVGYRFPQRYLKDTFINSLSVILQAENLLTISNWKGFDPESPRISDQQKYPTPRIITLGFDIKF, from the coding sequence ATGAATGTTAAATTAAGTGTGCTTAGCGCTGCGGTTCTTTTTTTTATGGGACATGGAGTCGTGGCACAAAAGGTGAAAAAAGATACAACTTCCTCAAAACTAATTGACGAGGTTGTGGTTGTTGGTTATCGGAGTACTACCAAGAAAACTGCGGTTACTTCAATTGCTACAGTAGATAACAAAACAATTGAAAACAGACCTAATTCAAATGTTTTAAACATTATTCAAGGGCAGTTAGCAGGTGTTAATGTTACAGCTAGTACAGGACAGCCTGGGGCTAAACCTACAGTCATTATTAGAGGTGTAGGTACATATAACGGGAACACTGATCCATTATATGTTATTGATGGCTTCCCGTCTAATAGCGATAACTTTAGATCAATTAATCCTAATGATATTGAAACATTTTCTGTTTTAAAAGATGCTTCAGCTATTGCTGAATATGGTTCCAGAGGAGCTAATGGGGTAATTATGATTACCACTAAGAGAGGGAATTATAGTGAGAAAACTAGTGTTCGATATAGTACACAATTTGGTGTTTCTATGTTACAGGATCCGAAGTACAATTATGTCAATTCCAGAGAATTGTTAACAATGCAGAAAAGATTTGGGGCTGGCTGGGGGGCTAAAATGACCGATGAGGAAATTGCAAATTATAATATAAATACTAACTGGAGGAAAGTTTTCTTTAGGCCAGCAGTTACTCAAAGTCATGACTTTTCGATAGAATCTGGTGGGAAAAATATCAATTCATATACTTCTGTTGGATATTTGAATCAAGACGGAATACTTAAGACTACCGGACTGAAAAGATTTACTGTAAGAAATAATATTAATGGCAAAAGTTCAAATAATCGGCTTAAATACTCTTTGGTGACTGGTGTAGGTTTTTCCAAGAATAATGAGGCTATTTTGACCGCAGGTGCAATTAATAGGAACTATATATTAGGAGCTTATCAATCTGCTCCTTATGTATCGCCTGATTTATATCAAAATGGAAAGCAACTATTTGATTTATATCAGAAAGATGGTACGCTGTTGTATACACCGTTGATGTTAATGGATAAATTAGTAAACTATAATAATTCTACAGAAGAAATTAGATTAGATATAGCTTCTAATCTGTCTTACAAAATAACTAACGACTTGACAGCTCGAGTAAGAACCTCTGGGCAGTACCTGGATACTAAGTTTACTCAAGCAGAATATCCTCTTTCGTTTAATGCGTTTTTATTTAAAGGAGCACAAGAATTTTCGGGACTTGAAGATGTGAACAAAAGAAGAGAATTTTTATTCAATAATTTATGGCAATTAGAATATTCTAAAACTTTAGATAAACATACTTTCTCTTTTACTGGCAACCTTGAGTATAATTATTCACAAGTGGATGTATCAAATATGAGACAGAGAGGACTGGATCCAAAAACTTTTGTTCCTGGAACAGGATCAGGATATATTTCAGATACTCCTGATAATGACTATTATGTGCCGCAAATATCGGTCTCTAAGCTTAAACTCAATATGATTTCATATTTTGGATTATTTAGTTATGATTTTGATAAAAAATACGGAATTGAAGGGGTTATAAGGAGAGATGGTACCAGTAGGTTTGCAAATGGCAGACAATGGGGGAATTTTTGGTCAGTTGGAGGCCGATGGAATATAGATCAAGAAGCTTTTATGGATAATGTAAAATTTGTAGATACTTTTAAATTGAGAGCGTCCTATGGTACCCAAGGAAATCAAAGAATTGTTGATGGAACTATTTATGACGGATTAAATCCTCCCGGGTTTACTAATATCTATTCTGTAACTAATAATAGTTATAATGCAAATCAAGGCTACGCCATTAATTTTGGTGATGGTAAATTGAGATGGGAAACAACCAAACAATATAATATTGGAGCCGATTTTGAATTTTTCAAAAGAAGATTGAGAGGATCATTTGATTATTATAATAAAAAAACTGTTGATTTGTATATGCCTGATCCAACAGCTCCCGTATTGGGAACGTTAAGTATTGTAAGAAATACGGATGCTTCAATAGTTAATAAAGGCATTGAATTGAGTTTGGCTTATGATATTCTAAAGAATAAAGAAAAAGATATTTCATTAACTTTTAGAGTTAATGGTTCTATAAATACTCAGAAGGTAGATGGTATTAAAAGTGGAAATGGTAGAATACCTGAGAGTTCGGATCCTCAATATGTTACGGCTAATGGAGGATTGTTGAGAGAACCTTTTGTCTATAAATATTTAGGTGTAAACCCGAACAATGGAAATTTATTGTTTGAAGATATTAATGGTAATCCTACAGAAAATCCTACTGCTGCAGACAGAAGGCTATATGGAAAAAATAATTTGCCAAAATATCAGGGAGGTTTCGGAATGGATTTTAATTATAAAAATTTCTTTGCTTCTACTACATTTACTTTTGTTGCCAGAGTAGTGCGCTATGATTATGATATGTCTAGTTTATACAATCCTAATAATCTGAGAAATTTCACAGTAGATAAGGCAATGCTAAATGCATGGACGCCAACTAATACTAATACTGATATTCCTTCTCTAAAGGCTGCCAATCTAGGGCTTCAAAGTAATTCTGATCGATTTATAAAAGATGCATCCTATCTAAGACTGAGAAATGTGCAGGTTGGATATAGATTTCCTCAGCGATATTTGAAAGATACTTTTATAAATAGCCTCTCAGTTATTTTGCAAGCAGAGAACTTGCTTACTATTTCAAATTGGAAGGGATTTGATCCTGAAAGTCCAAGAATTAGTGACCAGCAAAAATATCCTACGCCTAGAATTATAACTTTAGGTTTTGACATTAAATTTTAA
- a CDS encoding hydroxymethylglutaryl-CoA synthase family protein, which produces MSFGIEAADYYVPGLYLEIKELAEKRGIEPAKLEKGLGLHKMALPDVHEDAATFAAEALLKLIKNYHINPKEIARVYLGTESAVDAAKPTASYAVQMVEKVLEGEFGERSFKNCDVVDMTFACVGGVDALHNALDFVRVNPDKKAVVIASDYAKYELASSGEYTQGGGAVALLVSSKPDLLVIENNWGVASESVFDFFKPRRQYKKEDLISAPENYPDHIEVFTDEPVFDGQYSNQCYQDRIREAYHHYKEITGQQKPYENWKYIIFHLPYAFHGKRVFTEIYSLENGLSYETPEEQKTVAKSENYLQLINDKIEKTQRASSEIGNMYTASVFMAFLSALQISFNENEELSGTEIGFVGYGSGSKSKVFAGKVSENWKKVVEKWNLFENLNNRTPIDFDTYEKLHRKQLKQSVNPQYKGFGLVSIESENPFLNGARYYNCQN; this is translated from the coding sequence ATGAGTTTTGGAATTGAAGCAGCGGACTATTATGTACCGGGTTTATATTTGGAGATTAAGGAGTTGGCAGAAAAAAGAGGAATTGAGCCGGCAAAATTGGAAAAAGGACTGGGACTACACAAAATGGCACTTCCGGACGTTCATGAAGATGCCGCAACCTTTGCAGCAGAAGCTCTTCTAAAGCTTATTAAAAATTATCATATCAATCCGAAAGAAATAGCAAGAGTATATCTTGGTACTGAAAGTGCAGTGGATGCCGCTAAGCCTACCGCTTCTTATGCTGTACAGATGGTAGAAAAAGTACTGGAAGGTGAGTTTGGGGAGAGAAGTTTCAAAAACTGTGATGTTGTAGATATGACCTTTGCATGTGTGGGCGGCGTAGATGCACTGCATAATGCATTGGACTTTGTACGGGTGAATCCGGATAAAAAAGCAGTAGTAATTGCCAGTGATTATGCTAAATATGAATTGGCTTCTTCCGGTGAATACACTCAGGGAGGGGGTGCGGTAGCATTACTCGTTTCTTCAAAGCCGGACCTGCTGGTGATTGAAAACAATTGGGGAGTAGCTTCTGAAAGTGTTTTTGATTTTTTTAAACCGAGAAGACAATATAAAAAAGAAGATCTTATATCTGCCCCCGAAAATTATCCTGACCACATCGAAGTTTTTACTGATGAGCCTGTTTTTGACGGACAATATTCCAACCAATGTTATCAGGACAGGATTAGAGAAGCGTATCACCATTATAAGGAAATTACAGGACAGCAAAAGCCTTATGAAAACTGGAAATATATTATTTTCCACCTTCCGTATGCTTTTCATGGTAAAAGAGTATTTACTGAAATCTACAGTCTTGAAAACGGACTTTCCTATGAGACACCGGAAGAACAGAAAACGGTGGCAAAATCTGAAAATTATCTTCAACTCATCAATGATAAAATAGAAAAAACTCAGCGAGCTTCTTCAGAAATAGGGAATATGTATACGGCTTCTGTTTTCATGGCATTTTTATCTGCACTACAAATTTCTTTTAATGAAAATGAAGAATTGTCAGGTACGGAAATAGGTTTCGTAGGATATGGCAGTGGATCAAAATCAAAAGTCTTCGCCGGAAAAGTTTCCGAGAATTGGAAAAAAGTAGTTGAAAAATGGAATTTGTTTGAAAACCTTAATAACAGAACACCGATCGACTTTGACACGTATGAAAAATTGCATAGAAAGCAATTAAAACAATCCGTAAATCCACAATATAAAGGCTTTGGTTTAGTTTCTATAGAGTCCGAAAATCCGTTTTTAAACGGAGCAAGATATTACAACTGCCAAAACTGA